A stretch of Aythya fuligula isolate bAytFul2 chromosome 1, bAytFul2.pri, whole genome shotgun sequence DNA encodes these proteins:
- the FLT3 gene encoding LOW QUALITY PROTEIN: receptor-type tyrosine-protein kinase FLT3 (The sequence of the model RefSeq protein was modified relative to this genomic sequence to represent the inferred CDS: substituted 1 base at 1 genomic stop codon), with product MRDVCEKQKRTSRNMGFSSEIKKWDWLCXLQLPVLVMTAITFTSAMNQNISEITCVFISQKDEGSRTPKSSVSSKISNILEDLGCYLNSQGTENIYAPTKNVEVDVFEDIELRVIMNISEIISCLWFFKESQACKPSLDSENRYVTSLAFSQIRETQAGKYTLSVISKNSNYTIIVPVFIRNKPGKPYFKRSGKLDAIECISESYPPPSVQWTFCKTPDRSCLNKMHEGNRGEDGIQKAQHELSQRGLFQSYIWCCAANDLGRECTSLFTIDLNERQAAPLPELLLKVGEPLLIRCRALYRNYKFRINLSFENKKVQQDRRFDGLDYLTDHSAIRIQYVFASAAERGDSGRYTCSSTVHPNQTALVTVLEKGFINITDSREDFEIGEEDFCFEVNFTAYPPVRCMWLFSQKMFPCKQSYSADGRSISSKFCNHQHQSGIYIFYAENDDTVMTKRFTLYVRRKPEVTMQLLFKQISCVADSYPASSWVWRNCPDLNSSNCTEKITEGIQSFLPERRSLGSWISSSILDVKETATTFSVECCASNSVGSACEKSFINLSVAGAVSSPPDNTAFYVFAGFIFLLIFFLSLLICHKYKKQFRYEGQLQMIQMIGSLDNEYTYIDFREFEYDLKWEFPRENLEFGQVLGSGAFGKVVNATAYGISKAGDSVQVAVKMLKEKSDTSEKDALMSELKMMTHIGSHENIVNLLGACTVSGPIYLIFEYCCYGDLLNYLRSKREKFYWTLTDIFKQHNFSFYHNFHLDQNSRMRTHLKYGVNMSLCREDEFEIAQTSQNINMTPGPNGIVPFSEEDDIKHISRQMDEEEDFNVLTFEDLLCFSYQVAKGMEFLESKSCIHRDLAARNILVTHGKVVKICDFGLARDVVNDSNYIVRGNARLPVKWMAPESLFKGTYTMKSDVWSYGILLWEIFSLGVNPYPGIQVDANFYKLIQNGFKMDRPYYATKDVYCVMQSCWALDTRRRPSFSRLVSSLSCQLAEAEGAVYQNMKRNVSTHKSNAKTKPHVSKDEESFQSSALLQHEDSQVKK from the exons ATGAGGGATGTgtgtgagaagcagaaaagaaccAGCCGCAATATGGGCTTTTCCTCAGAGA TAAAAAAGTGGGATTGGCTCTGCTGACTCCAGCTGCCTG ttctTGTTATGACAGCAATAACTTTCACTTCTGCAATGAATCAAAATATATCTGAGATTACATGTGTATTTATCAGCCAGAAGGATGAAGGTTCAAGAACACCAAAGTCATCAGTATCTTCTAAG ATTTCTAATATTTTGGAAGATCTCGGGTGCTATTTGAATTCTCAAGGAACAGAGAACATCTATGCACCAACTAAAAATGTGGAAGTCGATGTGTTTGAAGATATTGAGTTAAGAGTGATAATGAACATTTCAGAGATCATTTCATGCCTTTGGTTCTTTAAAGAGAGCCAAGCTTGTAAACCTTCATTGGACTCGGAGAACAG aTATGTTACTTCTTTGGCTTTTTCCCAAATAAGAGAAACACAGGCTGGAAAATACACTCTCTCGGTCATAAGTAAAAACAGCAATTACACCATAATTGTTCCTGTTTTCATCCGCA ataaaCCAGGCAAACCCTATTTCAAGAGGAGTGGAAAACTGGATGCTATAGAGTGCATATCGGAGAGCTACCCCCCGCCATCTGTGCAGTGGACGTTTTGCAAAACACCCGACAGGAG TTGCCTTAATAAAATGCATGAAGGAAATAGAGGAGAAGATGGCATACAGAAGGCACAACATGAATTAAGTCAGAGAGGACTATTCCAAAGTTATATATGGTGCTGTGCAGCTAATGACCTGGGCAGAGAATGCACCAGCCTGTTTACTATAG aTTTAAATGAAAGACAAGCAGCACCTCTACCTGAATTACTCCTCAAAGTCGGGGAACCATTGCTGATCAGATGCAGAGCTCTTTATCGTAACtataaattcagaataaatttgtcttttgaaaacaaaaaagtgcagcag GATCGTAGGTTTGATGGGTTAGATTATCTGACAGACCACTCGGCTATCCGGATCCAGTACGTGTTTGCTTCAGCAGCAGAACGAGGCGACAGTGGACGTTATACCTGCTCCTCTACAGTGCATCCAAATCAAACTGCTCTGGTTACAGTTTTAG aaaagggATTTATAAATATAACTGACTCTAGAGAAGATTTTGAAATTGGTGAAGAAGACTTTTGCTTCGAAGTTAACTTTACAGCATATCCACCAGTTAGATGCATGTGGCTATTTTCccaaaaaatgtttccatgtaAGCAAAGTTACAGTGCAGATGGACGCAG CATTTCATCAAAGTTCTGCAACCATCAGCACCAGTCtggcatatatatattttatgctgAAAATGATGATACAGTCATGACAAAAAGATTCACTTTGTATGTGAGAA GAAAGCCTGAAGTAACAATGCAGTTATTGTTCAAGCAGATCTCATGCGTCGCTGACAGCTACCCAGCCTCATCCTGGGTTTGGAGAAACTGTCCTGATCTGAACTCATCCAA ctgcacGGAAAAAATCACTGAGGGGATCCAGAGCTTCTTGCCAGAGAGGAGATCCCTTGGGTCATGGATTTCAAGCAGTATTTTAGATGTGAAGGAGACAGCAACAACCTTCTCTGTTGAGTGCTGTGCAAGCAATTCAGTCGGCTCAGCCTGCGAAAAGAGCTTCATTAACCTGTCAG TTGCAGGAGCAGTTTCTTCCCCACCGGACAACACTGCATTCTATGTCTTTGCTGGATTTATCTTCctattgatcttttttttgtctctacTCATTTGtcataaatacaaaaag caATTTAGATATGAAGGCCAGTTGCAAATGATACAGATGATTGGATCATTGGATAACGAGTATACCTACATTGACTTCCGTGAATTTGAATACGATCTCAAATGGGAATTTCCCAGGGAAAATTTGGAATTTG GACAGGTGCTTGGATCTGGGGCTTTTGGGAAAGTGGTGAATGCAACAGCTTATGGAATTAGCAAGGCAGGAGACTCAGTCCAGGTTGCAGTCAAAATGCTAAAAG aaaagtctgacacttcagaaaaagatgCTCTGATGTCTGAGCTGAAAATGATGACTCACATTGGAAGCCATGAAAATATTGTGAACCTACTAGGAGCTTGCACTGTGTCAG gGCCAATCTACTTGATATTTGAATACTGTTGCTATGGTGACCTTCTGAACTACTTAaggagcaaaagagaaaaattttaCTGGACACTGACAGATATATTTAAACAGCACAACTTCAGCTTTTACCACAACTTCCATTTGGACCAAAATTCCAG GATGAGAACCCACCTGAAGTATGGTGTGAACATGAGTCTGTGCAGAGAGGACGAATTTGAAATTGCACAAACAAGCCAAAACATAAATATGACACCTGGACCAAATGGGATTGTGCCATTTTCTGAGGAAG ATGATATTAAGCATATAAGCAGGCAGATGGATGAAGAAGAGGATTTTAATGTGCTCACTTTCGAAGACCTCCTTTGCTTCTCTTACCAAGTTGCCAAAGGAATGGAGTTTCTGGAGTCCAAATCG TGCATCCACAGAGACCTCGCTGCCCGGAATATACTAGTGACCCATGGAAAAGTAGTGAAAATATGTGACTTTGGCCTTGCCAGAGATGTCGTGAATGACTCCAACTACATTGTCCGGGGCAAC GCTCGCTTACCAGTTAAATGGATGGCTCCTGAAAGCTTATTCAAGGGGACGTACACAATGAAGAGTGACGTCTGGTCTTATGGAATATTACTGTGGGAAATATTCTCTTTGG GTGTAAATCCCTACCCTGGCATTCAGGTTGATGCCAACTTCTACAAATTAATccaaaatggatttaaaatggACCGACCGTATTATGCTACAAAAGATGT CTACTGTGTGATGCAGTCCTGTTGGGCACTGGACACCAGAAGAAGACCTTCTTTTTCCAGGCttgtttcctctctttcctgTCAGCTGGCTGAGGCAGAGGGAGCA GTTTACCAGAACATGAAAAGAAACGTTTCTACGCACAAATCCAACGCCAAAACTAAGCCACATGTAAGCAAGGATGAGGAATCTTTTCAgtcctcagctctgctccagcatgaAGACTctcaagttaaaaaataa